The nucleotide sequence TCCTTGGCTACCGTGGCATAATATTGCCAATTTTTACAGCCCAGAGAACTTCCTATGTCAAGCCGCCATGACCCATGTAGCCAACCAGGTTTGCTTCATCCTGACGCCGCAATTCCTTTATTGCTGGAACAAGTCAATGCTATTACTGCAACCGAAGTGGTATTACTGCCTCAGGCCTTAGGTCGGGTACTGGCTGAAGATCTGGTTTCTGCCATTGATTTGCCTCCATTTGCTAATTCCGCTATGGATGGCTTTGCCTTTCGCCATCAAGACTGGCAGGCAGGCCAAGCTCTGACCTTAATCGGGCAATCATTTGCAGGCCACCCTTACCTTGGCGATTATCAGCCCGGCACTTGTATCCGCATTATGACTGGCGCGCCAGTGCCTGCGGGTTACGATAGTGTGCAGATGCAAGAACTCGCGCAAGTCAATGGCGACCAAGTGCTACTTGAGGCGGTTAAGGAGTTAGGCGAAAACGTGCGCCAGCGCGGTGAAGAACTCAGCCAAGGCACTAAAGTTTTACATAAAGGCTGCCACATAGGCCCCGCCGAAATGGGCGTGCTCGCGACCATAGGGATTGCTCAGCTTAAAGTGCTGCGCCGCCTTAACGTGGCGTTTTTCTCTACTGGCGATGAGCTTATGCCTGTGGGTAGTGAGTTAGGTCATGGTCAAATTTATGATTCTAATCGTTATTCTCTGCAAGGCTTACTGAGCCGCGCCGGTGTTGACGTTATTGATTTGGGCGTGATTAAAGATGATCCAGAAGCCATTCGCGAAGCCTTTATCAATGCGGCTAGCAAGGCAGATTTAGTGTTAACCTCAGGCGGCGTGTCTGTGGGGGAAGCCGATTACACTAAGCAAATTTTGGATGAAGAAGGCCAAATCACTTTCTGGAAACTCGCCATTAAACCCGGCAAGCCTTTTGCCTTTGGTCATATTGCCAAAGCGATTTTTTGCGGGCTGCCAGGTAATCCTGTGTCTTCCATGGTGACTTTTTACAAGATAGTGGTGCCTATTCTCAATAAATTACAAGGCTTACCACAAACGCCACCAGTGCGAATTAAGGCCACGCTGCAACAAGCGATTCGCAAGCAAGCGGGACGAGTTGAATATCAGCGCGGTATTTTAAGCACTAGCGCCGATGGTGTTGCCAAGGTTGCCACCACTGGCAGCCAAGGCTCAGGCATGCTCACCTCTATGACCCTTGCCAACTGCTTTATAGTGCTTGAGCAAATGCAAGGGGACACGCCAGCGGGCAGTGAAGTGTTAGTTGAGCCTTTTAATTACCTATTGGATTAATCCCTATGTCGCACTCTGAAGAAATCCTTAGCGATGCTGAAATGCTAAGGTATAGCCGCCAAATTTCGATTAAATCGATTGATCTTGATGGCCAAGAAAAGATCAAGCAAGCCAAGGT is from Shewanella sp. SNU WT4 and encodes:
- the moeA gene encoding molybdopterin molybdotransferase MoeA, which gives rise to MSSRHDPCSQPGLLHPDAAIPLLLEQVNAITATEVVLLPQALGRVLAEDLVSAIDLPPFANSAMDGFAFRHQDWQAGQALTLIGQSFAGHPYLGDYQPGTCIRIMTGAPVPAGYDSVQMQELAQVNGDQVLLEAVKELGENVRQRGEELSQGTKVLHKGCHIGPAEMGVLATIGIAQLKVLRRLNVAFFSTGDELMPVGSELGHGQIYDSNRYSLQGLLSRAGVDVIDLGVIKDDPEAIREAFINAASKADLVLTSGGVSVGEADYTKQILDEEGQITFWKLAIKPGKPFAFGHIAKAIFCGLPGNPVSSMVTFYKIVVPILNKLQGLPQTPPVRIKATLQQAIRKQAGRVEYQRGILSTSADGVAKVATTGSQGSGMLTSMTLANCFIVLEQMQGDTPAGSEVLVEPFNYLLD